The segment GACGCGCGGCCGGGCCAGTTCGTCCTGCTGACCGGCGCGGTCGGGGCGGTCGGGCGGTTCGCGCTCGATGCGGCGCGGCGGCGCGGGGTCGAGGTCGTCGCGGCGGTGCGCGGGACGCGCAAGGACGAGGCGCTGGCGCTCGGCGCGGCGCAGGCGATCGCGCTCGGCGAGGATGATTGGTCGGGCGGGCCCTTCGATCATGTCGTCGACACGGTCGGCGGCGATGCCGTCGCGGCGCTGTGCCGGCATCTCCGCCCCGGCGGCCGGATCGCCACCGCCGCGACCACGCCGATCGATCCGCAAGGCCTGGCCGCCATCCCTGAATTCTACGCCGTGGTCGCCGATGCCGAGCGGCTCGGCCGGCTGCTGGACGCGGTCGCGAAGGGCGAGATCGCGGTGCCGATCGCGCGGGTGATGCCGCTGGAGGAGGCCGCCGAGGCGCAGCGCCTCACCGATGCCGGCGGGACCGGCGGCAAGATCATCCTCACGCCTTGATAGCAAGGTGCAGGGATGCTGACGCATCCGCACCTTGGAACGCTCAGGCGCCGCGCGGGCTTAACCGTTCCTCGCGCAGAGCCGAGCGTCGCACCTTGCCGGCCTCGTCGCGGATCGGGCGGCAGGTGAACTCGGCCGAGCGCGGCCGCTTCAGCCCCGGCAGCCGGTCGGCGAGCGCGGCGAGGAAGGCGTCGGCGTCCTCGGGGACGTCGCCCGGTGCCGCGACCTCGACGATGGCGTGCAGCCGGTTGCCCATGTCGGCGTCGGGCAGGCCGATCACCGCGCAGCCGCGCACGCCGGGCAGCGCCTCGATCGCCGCCTCGATCTCGGCCGGATAGATGTTGATGCCGCCGACCAGCACCATGTCGGTGCGGCGGTCGGCGATGTGGAGATAGCCGGCCTCGTCGAGCCAGCCCATGTCGCCGAAGCTGTCGATGTCGCCCTTCGCCCGGCCCGCCGCGCCGATATAGGCGTAGCCGGAGGCGGTGCCGCCGGTCTTGCGGAAGTGGATCTCGCCGATCGTCCCGGTCGGCAGCGGCGCACCGTCCTCGTCGGTGATCAGTATCTGCTGGCCGGGGCTCGCCTTGCCGACCGTGCCGGGATGATCGAGCCATTCGGCGCCGCCGATCGTGGTGACGCCGATCCGCTCGGTGCCGCCATAGACCTCCCAGACCCGCTCCGCGCCGATCCGGTCGATCCACCAGCGCTTGACCTCGGCCGGGCAGGGCGCGGCCATGTGGAGCAGGGTGCGGATCGTCGACAGGTCGCGGCCCTCGGTCTCGGCGGCGGGCAGGCGCGCGATCCGGGCCATCATCGTCGGCACCATATAGGCATAGTCGACCCCGTGCCGTTCGACGGCGTCGAGCCAGCGATGCGGATCGAAGCGATCGAGGCAGACGATGTGGCTGCCCTGCGCCAGCGCCATCGTCGTCGTGTTGAACGGCGCCGAATGATAGAGCGGGCCGGGGTTGAGCAGCGTCAGCCGCGGCCCGCGCCGGCATCCCTCCTTGTCGGGGCCCCAGACCGAGGGCAGCGGATCGACGATCAGCTTGGGCCGGCCGGTGCTGCCGCCGCTGTTGGCGATCTTGCCGGGCGTGGCGACGGCAGGCGGCAAGGAGCCGTCGTCGATGCCGTCGGGCAGCGGATCGTCGATGGCGTAGAGCCGGTCCGCGTCGACCGGCAGGCCCGGCAATCCGATCACCGCGCGGGGATCGGCGAGCGCGACGATCTCGGCGAACTCGGCCGGGGCCAGCCGTTCGGAAACGGGGCAGGGCGTCGCGCCGATCTTCCACAGCGCGAAGGCGCATTCCAGATAGTCGGGGCGGTTGGCCATCGCCAGCATCACGCGGTCGCCCGCGGCGATGCCCCGGTCGATCAGGTGCCGCGCGCGCCGGTTGGCGCGCCGCTCGAACGCCGCGAAGCTAAGGCTGCTCTCGCCCAGGGTGAAGGCCGGCCGGTCGGGCGTCGCGGCGGCCTGGGCGCTGAGCAGCATGCCGAGCGGCGCGCCGGCGACGGGCCGGCCGCTGGCGGGGTCGATCCACTCGGCGGGGTCGACCGGCTCAGCCATCGCCGTCACGGTACATGCGTTCGAGTGTCCCCGCGAGCGGCACCGGCACGAAGCCGTCGCCGAACGGCCAGTCGAGGAAGCCGGCCGCCGCCATCGTGCCGCCGTCGACATGCAGTGTCGTGCCCGAGACGAAGCGGGCGAGGTCGGACGCCAGGAACAGCACCGCGTCGGCCAGCGCCTCGGGCGGCGGCTGCTCGCCGCGCGGGATGTACATCGCCATGCCCTGCGGCTTCACCGCATCGGGCAGGCGCATAAACGCCTCGCCATATTCGGGCGGCAGGCCGTTGATATTGCCCCGGCTCGGGGTGGTGTCGGGCGCGATGCAGTTGAGCCGGATCTTCTCCTTGCCCAGCTCGACCGCCATGGCGCGGGTGAAGTTGGTGGTCGCCGCCTTGGCCCCGGCATAGACCGAGAAGCCCGCCGCGCCGCGATGCGCCTCGATCGTGGTGAAGCTGACGATGCTGCCGCCGTCGCCCGAACGGCGGATCAGCGGCACCGCGCGCTGCACCGACTGGACGACATAGCCGTAGTTGCGCTGGATATCGTCGGCGATGGCGGCGCGGCTCGCCTCCATGAAGGCGCGCCGCCGGGTCCCGCCCGCGACGTTGACGAGGATGTCGAGGCGGCCGAAATCCTTGGCGAGTCGGTCATAATAGGCGTCGAGCGCGGCCTCGTCGGTCGCGTCGGCGTGGCAGGTCGTGACGGTGCGGCCGAGCGCGCGGGCCGCCTGCGCGGTCTCCTCCATCGCCGCCGCGTCGATGTCGCAGATCGCCAGGTCGACCCCGGCCTCGGCCAGCGCCGTCGATATCGCCGCGCCGATCCCGAAGCCGCCGCCGACCACCGCCGCGACCTTGCCGCCGAGCCCCGCGCGTTCGTCGAGGAAACCCGCCATCATCCTTCTCCCGTCTGGTCTACCATTTGCGGCGGAGTTGCGATCCGATCCGGCGGCGGCGCAGCGCCTCGGCGCGTTCATCGCCGCCGATCCGGGCCACGCCCTCGGGCAGGTGCCGGTCGAGATCGGCGAATTTCACGCGGGTGACGCTCGGCGTCGGGTGCCCCGAGCAGCGATACCAGCGGCCGATCAGCATGCCGTATAGATTGCCGCCGGTGTCGAGCCAGTTGGCGACGCCGGGATCGCGATGCGCCAGCACCGCGCGGAACTTGCCGTCGGCGTCGACCGTCGCCTGGAGGCCGTTGAGGCTCGACTGGCGATAGACATAGTCGACCTGGTTCCACAGCCCGTCGATCACCTGGATGTTCCAATAGGGCCGCTGCTCCGGCAGCTCGGATTCGATGATCAGCGCCTCGTCCTCGGCGATGTCGAACACCGTCTCCCAATAGGCTTGCGGCCAGTCCTTGCCGTTGCCCAGTTCCTGGAAGCTGGTGAGGTTGAAGCGGTTGACGAAGCCCTGCTCGGCGCAGCGGGCGACCGCGCCGATCGAAATCTGCGACAGGTTGCGCGCATAGCCGCCGAACAGATGGGCGAGCTTCGCGTCGACCTGCGCGGGGGTGAGGGCCGGACGGATCGGCGGCGCGTCGAGACGCTCGATGGCGAGGCGGACGTCGCGTTCGTTACCCCAGTCGTAGGAGAATTGCCTGACCAGGATGAAGTCGGTTTCCTCAGGTAATTTCAGCCAGTTGCCACGATAACCTACAGGACGTTCGCAGCTGAAGATCACCTCGAAACGCCCGTCGGCGTCGATCTCCAGATCGTCGAAGTCATGATTGCCCAGGCCCTTGCCGGGCAGCGGGTCCATGCCGATGATCCTGTTGCCCAGCGCGAAGCCGGCGACCGGCGCATTGCCGCGCTCGCCGGTCACCCGATAGGTGCCGTTGCCGTCGACCGGGGCGTAATAATAGACCGCGTCGGGGTTGGGCTGGGCGAGGAACACCGAATTCTCGAAGGGCGCGAATTCGGGATGGTCGGGGGTCGACTGGAACAGCAGGAAATAGCCTTGCGACAGGTTCATCGCGAACTGGCGCCACAACTGCGCCTTCATCGCCTCGCTGTCGGGGGAATGGGTGCGGGCGAGCAGTTCCGCCGCCGGTTTGAGCAGGTCCGCATAGTCGGCCCAGTTCCGCATCCCGTCTCTCCTCGCCGGTCCTGGGGCGAGAAAAGCAGCCGCGCGGAGGCATGGACAGCCCGCCGGCCGATCCACCGCATCCATGATGGGCGCGCCTCTCCCATCATTCGATAGTCAATGATAATGGGTATCCAGCGAGGCCTACTATTCGGGAATGGCGATGGATCGGCTGACGGCGATGGAGGCCTTCGTGGCGGTGGCGGAGCTGGGCTCCTTCTCGCGCGCGGCGGCGCGGATGCGGATGTCGGCGGCGATGATGACGCTCCATGTCGCGCGGCTGGAGGAGCATCTCGGCGTGCGCCTGTTCAACCGCACCACCCGCCGCGTCGACCTGACCGAGGACGGCCGCGAGCTGCTCGACCATGCCCGCGCGGCGCTCCATGCCTATGTCCAGGCGGAGAATGCGCTGAAGCCCGGCAGCGGTTTGTCCGGCCGGGTGAGGATCGACGCGCCGGCCTCGATCGGCCATGGCTTCGTCGTCCCCGCGCTCGAGCATTTCCACCGGCTCCACCCCGGCATCGTCGTCGATCTGAGCCTCGGCGATCGCGGCACCGTGTTCCGCGCCGACGGCTTCGACATATTGCTGAGGGTGGGGGAGGCGCCGCTCGCGGGCTGGATCACCGTGCCGCTCGGCGCCACCCGGCTCTGCTGCCTCGCCGCGCCCGACTATCTCGACCGCCACGGCACGCCCGAGACGCCCGAGGACCTCAACGAGCATCGCTGCATTCTCTATGCGAGCGTCGAGGGGCCGGGCGGCAATCCGTGGAGCTTGGTCCGCAACGGCCGGCGGGTGCGCATCCGCCCGCCCGCCGCCTTCACCTTCAACGACGGCGCCGCGATCATGGCGATGACCGCCGCGGGCCTCGGCATCGCCCAGAATCTGGAGATGCTGGCGCATGACGCGCTGCAATCGGGGACGCTGCTGCGGGTGCTGGAGGACTGGACGACGCCGACCCTGCCGGTGGTGCTGATGAGCGCCAAGGACCGCTACGCGCTGCCCTATGTGCGCGCGGCGATGGATTTCCTGGCGGAGCGGATCGACTGGCGGCTTTAGATTTGTTCCGAGTTGGATAGAGCGATATCCTCCATCCCCACCGTCATTCCCGCGAAAGCGGGAATGACGAATTCTAGCGGCTGCGGGTCAGCGGGCGGAGGTAGGAGATGTCGTCCTTGTCGCGACGGTTGGGGCCGGACTTGTAGAGCATCGCCTCGGCCTCCTCGGGCAGGCGGTTCTCCATGAACAGCCCGGCCTTCTCGTTGACGCAGACGCGGTGGGCGATCCGCCATTCGCCGTCGCGCTTCTCGAAGCGGTCGACATAGCGGCCGAAGGCGAGGGTGGGCGGGCCCATCCGGTTCTCGCCCCAGAAGACATAATAGGTCTCGCCATGGGCGGTGTCGCCGTCCAGCTCCAGGCTGTGGTTGGCGATGATGTGCTGGTGCCTGGTCTGATATTCGCCGTGCCAGCCGATCGCCCAGTCGACGAAGGCGGCGGCCTCGCCCTCGGCGACGCCATGTTCGTCGAAGGCGTTGGGCCAATAGGCCGACAGCATCAGTTCGCGATCATGCCGGTCGACGCCGCGGGTGTAGCGCAGCAGGCATTGCTGGATGTCGAAGCGATCCTTCTGCTCGCGCACGAAGGCGATAAGCTCGGGCGTCAGCGCGGCGTCGGACATGGCGGTTCCTTCGTTCGATCGGTCAGGCGGCGACGGGGGCGGAGCGGCCGCCGCGAACGAGCCGGCCGGGCAGCGCGCCGGTCGGCTCGCCGTTGCGATAGGTGACGACGCCGCTGACGATCGTCGCCTCATAGCCGTCGGCGCGCTGCGACAGCCGCCGCCCGCCGGTCGGCAGGTCGTAGCTTGCATGCGGCGCGTGGAGGTGCAGCCGGTCCATGTCGATCACGTTGAGGTCGGCCTTGTAGCCTGGCTTGATCAGCCCGCGATCGTCGAGGCCCACCGTCCGCGCCGGTTCATAGGCGAGCTTGCGGATCGCATAGGGCAGCTCGATGCGGCGGTCGGGATCGGCGTCGCGGACCCAGTAGGTCAGGAAATAGGTGGTGTAGGCCGCGTCGCAGATCATGCTGTAATGCGCACCGCCGTCGCCGAGCGCGGGTACCGTATAGGGATGCTTGACGAGGTGGCGGCCCGAGCTTTCGAACTTCTCGCCCTCGGCATTGCCCATTGGCCGGTAGAGCACTTCATGGCCGTCGCGTTCGAGCAGCGCGTCGTAGATCAGCTCCTTGGGGTCGATCCCTTGGGCGCGCGCCTTGGCGGCGATGCTGTCCTCGGCGCTCGGGTTGTAGTTGGGCGGATCGCCCAGCACGAACAGGGCGTCGAGGTCGGACACGATGAACTTGAAGAAGGGCTGCGGGTCCTCGGGCGATTCCGAGATCAGCCGCTTGCGGAAGTCGGGGTCGCGCATCCGCGCGACCTTCTGGTCGAGCGGCAGATGCTCGATCTCGCGGAAGCTGGGGTTGAGCGCGAAGGGATGGAGCGACAGCTCCAGCCCGAGCAGGCCGCCGGTCGGGCGCGGGATCACCTGCCCGCGAATTTCCAGCCCTTCGGCGTTGGCCTGCTCCAGGTCGGCCAGCGTCTCGCGCCAGTCGCCCGGCGTCTGCGGGGTCTGCATGAAGGTGAAGGAGACCGGCCGCCCCGAAGTCTTGGCGATGTCGCGCAGCAGGTCGAAGCGCTGGCGCGCGGTGACGTCGTAGCTCGGCACCATCTGGAACACGCCCTTGCCGGCGTCGCGGAGACCTGCGGCGAGCGCCAGCACCTCCTGGTCCTCGGTCGGCACCGACGGCGCCAGCTCGCCGGTGCGGAAACGATGGGCGTAGCTGCGCGAGGTGGTGACGCCCAGCGCGCCGGCCTCGATCGCCTCGGCGGTCAGCCGCCGCATCTCGGCCAAATCCTGCTCGGTCGGCGGCTCCAGATGCGCGCCGCGCTCGCCCATGACGTAGACGCGCAGCGGCGAGTGGGGGAGCTGCGCGGCGAAGTCGATGTCGCTCTCGCGCTTGTCGAGCGCGTCGAGATAGTCGGGAAAGCTCTCCCAGTCGAACGGCACGCCCTCGGCCATCACCACCTCGGGGATGTCCTCGACGCCTTCCATCAGCTTGATCATCAGATGATGGTCGCCCGGCTTCACCGGAGCGAAGCCGACGCCGCAATTGCCCATCACCACCGTGGTCACGCCATGGTCGGACGAGGGCGCCAGCCGGTTCTCCCAGGTGATCTGCCCGTCATAATGGGTGTGGACGTCGACGAAGCCGGGGGTGACGATCCGCCCGCGCGCGTCGATCTCCTCGGCGCCCTTGCCTTCGACGGTGCCGACCGCGACGATCCGCCCGTCCTTGACCGCGACGTCGGCGGTGAAAGGTTCGCCGCCGGTGCCGTCGTACAGCGATCCGCCGCGGACGACGATATCGAACTCAGCCATCTGTCCACTCCTCATGTCCCGCCAAGCCTATTCCCACGTCCGCCGCCCGACAAACGCGCGGCGCCAGCCTTCAGCCCTGTGATATCTGCGCGAAGAAGCGCCCGACATTGTCGGCGAAGGCCGCCGGTTCCTCCAGCGCGGCGAAATGGCCGCCGGCCCTCATCTCCTGCCAGTCTGCGACATTGAAGGCGCGTTCGGCCGCGCTGCGCGGCGGATAGGGCATGAACTCGGCGGGGTAGAGGGCGAGGCCGGTCGGCACCTCGATCCGCTCGCCCGGCCGCGCCTCGGTGAAGATCGTATGGTACATCCAGATCGCCGACTGGACCGCGTCGTTGACCAGATAGGTCATGATGTTGTCGAGCAGCCAGTCCTTCGGGAAGCGGCTCTCGATGTCGCCGCCGGTGTCGCCCCAGCCGTGGAATTTCTCGCAGACCCAGGCGGCGAAGCCGAGCGGCGTGTCGGCCAGCGCCAGGCCGATCGTCTGCGGCTTGGTGGCATGTTCCATCATATAGGCGGATTCGCGCAGTTGGATCGCCGACAGCTTCTGCCGATAGGCCGCCGTCTCGGCATCGTCGCCGTCGGTCGCGGGCGGCGCCATGAACAGGTTGAGGTGGATCGCGCTCACCACGTCGCCATGCCCGGCGCCGAGCGCGGCGGTCACCGCCGATCCCCAGTCGCCGCCCTGCGCGCCGAAGCGGGGATAGCCGAGCGCCTCGGTCATCAGCCTGCGCCACAGCCGGGCGACGCCGGCGGGGCCGATCGGCCGGGGCGGGCGGGACGAGAAGCCGTAGCCGGGCAGCGACGGGATGACGAGGTCGAACCCCATCGCCGCCAGCGGCTCGATCACGCCGAGGAATTCGAGCACCGATCCCGGCCAGCCATGGGTCAGCAGCAGCGGGAAGGGGCGGGCGGGGCCGGCGCCGCGCACATGGATGAAATGGATGTCGATCCCGTCGATCCGCGTGCGGAAATGCGGCAACCGGTTGAGCGCGGCCTCGCAGCGGCGCCAGTCGTAGCGGGTGCGCCAATGGTCGAGCAGCCCCGCCAGCCAGCGCGCGTCGGTGCCGTAGCGCCAGTCGGCATCGTCCTCGGGCGCGTAGCCGACCTCGGACAGGGCGAGCCGGGCGGCGATCCGGTCGAGCTTCGCCTGGGGGACGTCGATGCGGAGGGGGGTGACCATCGCCGTCAGGCCGCCGCGCGGCCCATGTCGCCGCCCTTCTCGAACCGCTCCAGATAGGCGGCCATGCCGCGCGGCTCTGGCCGGCGGGCGGGGTTGTAGAAGGGCGAGAAGACCTTGAGGATCTCGGCGCCCGCGGTGCTGCGCATATGCGCCTGGAACTGCTTGACGCTCGCCCTGGATCGCTCGACCTCCTCGGGCGTCATCGACCGGCGATCGGCATCGATCAGCGCCTGGGCGACGCGGTTGGTGTAGGCGCCGAGATGACGGACGGTGCGGACGAAGCCGTAGCAGCGGTAGAGCCAGCCGTTCCAGAAACGGCCCCACAGGCTGCGGGCATAGAGCGCGCGGAACAGCTGGAAGCAGACCTCGCGATGCTCATATTCCTCGGCCATGTGCCATTTCCACAGCGCGACCGCCTCATAGTCCGCGCCCTCCAGATAGGGCCGATATTTGTCGAACCACATCACCGCGCCGAGCGAGCCCAGCGCCTCGAACCCTTCCGAATAGGCGAGGCAATATTTCAGCGAGCGATGGTCGAGCATCTCCTGATATTCGCGCTCGATGCGCCGTTCATGCTCGACGATCTCGGGATAGGCCTCCCGGATGCGGCGGTTGAAGCCGGCATGCTGGCGATAATGCTGCGCCTCCTGCGCGATGAAGATGTCGATCACCGCGTGGAGCCGGGTCTCGCCGGCGGGCAGCGCCGCCTTGGCCTTGTTCATCACCTTGATCAGCCAGGGCTCGACGAACACCGGGATGGTCGAGGAGGCGTTGACGTTGTGCGCGAACTCGCGGTTCGGCGCCCAATGCGGGCGGACCTGCGAGTAATCGATCTTGGGGATACGGGCTTTCATGGGTCCTCTCCTCGCCGCCGTCAGCCCCAGGCGACCGGGAGCCGGCGGCGGCCCCAGTACATCCAGCTGTCGATCCGCTCGGTCTCGCCGGTCAGGCGCAGGTTCGGCAGCCGCTCGACCAGCTTGCGCAGGCCGATCTGCGCCTCCAGCCGGGCGATCGGCGCGCCCAGGCAGAAATGGACGCCATAGCCGAAGGAGAGGTGGCGCTTCACCTGGTTGAGCGGGCGATCGATTCGGAACGTGTCCGGGTCCTCGAAGATGGCGGGGTCGCGATTGGCGCCCATCATCGAGAACATCAGCTTGCTGCGTTCGGGCAGCTCGGCGCCGTGCATCGTCACCGGGCACAGGCTGGTGCGGAAATGCGAGTTGATCGGCGGATCGAAGCGCAGGCTCTCCTCGATCGCATTCTCGACCAGTTCGGGATGGGCCTTGAGCTGCTCCCACAGCTCGGGCTTCTCCAGCAGCCGCCACACCACATTGGTCAGCAGGCTGGTGGTGGTCTCCTGGCCGCCGGTCAGGAAGGCGGTGCAGATCTGGAACAGCTCCTGATCGTTGAAGCGCCGCCCCTCGACCCGGCTGACCAGGCCCAGCGAGATATAGTCGAACGGCAGCACCGTGCCCCAATGCTCATGGGTCGGGTCGTCGATGCCGGCGTCGCGCAGCAGCGCCTTGCGCTCCTCGATCAGCCCCATGAAGTGCGGCATGATCTCGGCGATCAGCGACTGTTCGGCGGCGGGGTTCTTGTCGTTGAACAGCAGCGACTGCAGCTCGTCGGCCCAGCGCTTGTAGTCGGCGTACATCGCCTGGTCGGCGCCGAGCATGAAGCACATGGTGCGCGCCGGCAGCGGCAGGGCGAACAGGTCGTGGAAATTGCCGCTCTTGTCGGCGCGCGCCTCGAGGCCGGCGACCAGTTCCTCGGCGATCGCCTCGACCTCGGGCTGGTAGAACTTCATCCGCGACGGGGTCATGCCCTTGCGCAGCGCGGCGATATATTCGAGGTGGAAGGGCGGGTCGGTCAGGATGCCGAAGTCGCTGAACTCGGCCCAGTCGATCGGCCCGTCGCCCCATTTGAACGACCACACCGGATTGTCGGAGAGGACCTTGTCCCGGATCTCCTTGTAATCGCTGGTGATGTAGAACTGATATTCGTCGCCCTGATAATGGTAGAAGGGGCATTTGGCGGCGAGCTCGGAATAGGCCGGGCCGGGATTGCGCACCGTCTCCGGATCGAGCGGATCGAAGGCGTGATCCGCCCCGGTCTTGAGCTCCCGTTCAACCGCTTCGTCGCGTGGCCTGGCCTGCGCCGCACCCGTCATCCCGTCCTCCATTGTCTGGTGCGGGAAATTTACGCCGGGCCCGGCTGCGAATTGAACGGCGAATTGTTTAGGGTCCTAATCATCGCCGTGGGGCACGCCCACGAAGTCGCGGTCGAGCTGCTCGTGCATCTCGCCGAGAATCCGGCTCAACGCCTCGCGATCCATAGCCGCCAGGCGGCGGAAGAGCTGGACGATCTTCGCCTCGCTGGCGATCAGCGATATCGCATCCTTGATGAGGGCGCGGCCCTTGTCGGTCAGGTGCAGCTCGAAAGCGCGCTTGTCGTCGCCGCACCGTTCGCGGACCAGCAGGCCGTCCCTCTCCAGCCGGGCGACCCGCGTCGACAGCACGGCGTTCGAGACATAGAGGATCGAGGTGAGATCGGTCGCCCGCAACGCGCGGCGGCGGTCGCGGCCGAGGCTGCCGAGCAGATGGACGTCGGCGAAGCTGTAGCCCAGCTTTCGCGCGATCCGGTCGAGGTCGGTCGCGACGAGATGGCCGACCGTCGACAGGTGCCACATCGTCGCGAAATATTCGACGTCGAGCTCGGGCAGCAGCCGCGCATAATAGTCGCGGCCGGCTTCCAGCTCCTCGATCGGTTTCTTGGGCATGGCGGCGCTTGTGCCACCGGCCGGCGATCAGGGCCAGACCAGTTCCAGCCGCAGCACGCCGTTGACCATCCCGGTCGCCAGCACCGGGCTGGTGCCCGGCCTGATCCGGAAGTCGGGGATGCGGCTCAGCCATTCCTGGAGGAAGATGCGGATTTCACGCCGGGCGAGCACTGCGCCGGGGCAGGCGTGGGCGCCGTTGCCGAAGGCGGCGTGGACCGGCTTCTCGCGGGAGAAGTCGACCACCAGCGGGTCGGGATTGAGCCGGTCGTCGACGCCGACGAACAGGTTGGCGGGCAGGATGCGGTCGCCGGCGCGGAAGCTGACGCCCTTATAATCGAAGTCGCTGGCGATGACGCGCGCGGTGTTGGCGAGGCCGTGGCGGCGGACCATTTCCTCGATCGCGTTCCTGACGAAGGCGTCGTCGTCGAGCCGCTCGACCAGCTGGCGGCGCTGCCCGGGATTCTGGGCCAGGAAGCGGGCGATGAAGGCGATCATGCCGGCCACCGTGTCGAGCCCGCCGAACAGGACGAGGGTGGCGTAGGAGGTCGCCTCGGCCTCGGAGATGCGCTCGCCGCCGATGTCGACGTTGACGAGCTTGCTGAGCAGGTCGTTGCCCGGCGTCTCGCGGCGCGCGCGAATCCAGGGGAGCAGATAGGCGCCCATGAGCTGCTGCGAACGGCCGCGCGTCTCGGCATCGCGGCCGCGCACGGAGTCCTCGGCCAGGGTGAGCAGATAGGCCTTGTCGTCGAGCGGCAGCTCGACCAGCGCGAGGAAGACGTGGATCGGCAGGACCTTGGCGAAATCCTCGACGAACTCGCATTCGCCGCGCGGCAGCAGCCGCTCGACCGCATCGATGGCGACCTGCCGCACCTTCGCTTCCAGTTCCGCGACGATCGACGGCATCAGCGCCTGCATCAGCGGGCGGCGGTAGCGGGCATGCTCGGGCGGGTCCATCTCCAGCGGGATCTGGCGCGGCGCGTCGGGCATCGGCGGCAGCACGATGCGCCGGTGCGAGAAGCGGCTGTAGTCGCGCTGCATCTCGATGATGTCCTCGCCGCGCGTGGCGACCCAGTGGCCGCCATTGTGAGGGGTCCAGAAGATGTCGGGCGACGCCTGCTGGATGGCGCGATAGGCCGCCTGGATGTCCTCGGCGGCGCCGGGGATGTCGTAGAGGTCGAAATCGCGGACCAGATCGGCGGGGACATGGTCCGGCCGGGGGGCGAGCGCTCTTTCCATCACGTCCTGCATCGATGCTCCTCCGGTTTCGGCGTCAGGCGGCGGGGGCGCCGGTCATGTCGCGCTCGCGCGCGGCGGCGGCGACGGCGGTGAACTCGTCATAGACGGTCATCGGCCGGTGTAGTGTCGTGGCGTCGCATATCCGGTCGAAATGCCCGGCGACGTCCTCGACGCTCGGTGCCTCGGACCCCGCCGGGGAAATCCAGCCCTGCGTCGCCTGGATCAGCACCTGCGCATAGCGGCCGCCATTGGCGCTGAAGATGCCGTGGGTCGTCCGGCATCGCTCGCTGGCGAGATAGAGGGCGAGGGGGGTGTTGAACGCCGGCAGCAGCCGGTCCTGCACCGCCGAATAATCGGCCTCCTGCACCGACCGGGCGAAGTCCGGTATCTCCATGAAGCCGTCGTCCATCTCCGCCATCAGCCGCGACTGGGCGGTGGGCAGGAGGAGGTTGGAGGTGATGCCATAGGCCGATCCCTCGATCGCGACGATATGGCTCAGCCCCATCAGACCGCCCTTGGCGGCGGCATAATTGGCCTGCCAGGCATGGCCGAACATC is part of the Rhizorhabdus wittichii RW1 genome and harbors:
- a CDS encoding Alcohol dehydrogenase GroES domain protein (PFAM: Alcohol dehydrogenase, zinc-binding domain protein; Alcohol dehydrogenase GroES domain protein), with product MTMRAVAIRGHGGPEVLEFGTWPHPMPKPGEAVVAIRAAAVNPADGKWRAGMFAGFAPVSFPHILGYDVAGVVVGGAGLTPGTRVAAMLDPFTKGGYADYVAVAADRLVAIPDGLSFEVAAAVPTAGLTGAQLIERAVDARPGQFVLLTGAVGAVGRFALDAARRRGVEVVAAVRGTRKDEALALGAAQAIALGEDDWSGGPFDHVVDTVGGDAVAALCRHLRPGGRIATAATTPIDPQGLAAIPEFYAVVADAERLGRLLDAVAKGEIAVPIARVMPLEEAAEAQRLTDAGGTGGKIILTP
- a CDS encoding short-chain dehydrogenase/reductase SDR (PFAM: short-chain dehydrogenase/reductase SDR) gives rise to the protein MMAGFLDERAGLGGKVAAVVGGGFGIGAAISTALAEAGVDLAICDIDAAAMEETAQAARALGRTVTTCHADATDEAALDAYYDRLAKDFGRLDILVNVAGGTRRRAFMEASRAAIADDIQRNYGYVVQSVQRAVPLIRRSGDGGSIVSFTTIEAHRGAAGFSVYAGAKAATTNFTRAMAVELGKEKIRLNCIAPDTTPSRGNINGLPPEYGEAFMRLPDAVKPQGMAMYIPRGEQPPPEALADAVLFLASDLARFVSGTTLHVDGGTMAAAGFLDWPFGDGFVPVPLAGTLERMYRDGDG
- a CDS encoding AMP-dependent synthetase and ligase (PFAM: AMP-dependent synthetase and ligase) translates to MAEPVDPAEWIDPASGRPVAGAPLGMLLSAQAAATPDRPAFTLGESSLSFAAFERRANRRARHLIDRGIAAGDRVMLAMANRPDYLECAFALWKIGATPCPVSERLAPAEFAEIVALADPRAVIGLPGLPVDADRLYAIDDPLPDGIDDGSLPPAVATPGKIANSGGSTGRPKLIVDPLPSVWGPDKEGCRRGPRLTLLNPGPLYHSAPFNTTTMALAQGSHIVCLDRFDPHRWLDAVERHGVDYAYMVPTMMARIARLPAAETEGRDLSTIRTLLHMAAPCPAEVKRWWIDRIGAERVWEVYGGTERIGVTTIGGAEWLDHPGTVGKASPGQQILITDEDGAPLPTGTIGEIHFRKTGGTASGYAYIGAAGRAKGDIDSFGDMGWLDEAGYLHIADRRTDMVLVGGINIYPAEIEAAIEALPGVRGCAVIGLPDADMGNRLHAIVEVAAPGDVPEDADAFLAALADRLPGLKRPRSAEFTCRPIRDEAGKVRRSALREERLSPRGA
- a CDS encoding Amidohydrolase 3 (PFAM: amidohydrolase; D-aminoacylase domain protein; Amidohydrolase 3), with product MAEFDIVVRGGSLYDGTGGEPFTADVAVKDGRIVAVGTVEGKGAEEIDARGRIVTPGFVDVHTHYDGQITWENRLAPSSDHGVTTVVMGNCGVGFAPVKPGDHHLMIKLMEGVEDIPEVVMAEGVPFDWESFPDYLDALDKRESDIDFAAQLPHSPLRVYVMGERGAHLEPPTEQDLAEMRRLTAEAIEAGALGVTTSRSYAHRFRTGELAPSVPTEDQEVLALAAGLRDAGKGVFQMVPSYDVTARQRFDLLRDIAKTSGRPVSFTFMQTPQTPGDWRETLADLEQANAEGLEIRGQVIPRPTGGLLGLELSLHPFALNPSFREIEHLPLDQKVARMRDPDFRKRLISESPEDPQPFFKFIVSDLDALFVLGDPPNYNPSAEDSIAAKARAQGIDPKELIYDALLERDGHEVLYRPMGNAEGEKFESSGRHLVKHPYTVPALGDGGAHYSMICDAAYTTYFLTYWVRDADPDRRIELPYAIRKLAYEPARTVGLDDRGLIKPGYKADLNVIDMDRLHLHAPHASYDLPTGGRRLSQRADGYEATIVSGVVTYRNGEPTGALPGRLVRGGRSAPVAA
- a CDS encoding transcriptional regulator (PFAM: regulatory protein, LysR; LysR, substrate-binding), which gives rise to MDRLTAMEAFVAVAELGSFSRAAARMRMSAAMMTLHVARLEEHLGVRLFNRTTRRVDLTEDGRELLDHARAALHAYVQAENALKPGSGLSGRVRIDAPASIGHGFVVPALEHFHRLHPGIVVDLSLGDRGTVFRADGFDILLRVGEAPLAGWITVPLGATRLCCLAAPDYLDRHGTPETPEDLNEHRCILYASVEGPGGNPWSLVRNGRRVRIRPPAAFTFNDGAAIMAMTAAGLGIAQNLEMLAHDALQSGTLLRVLEDWTTPTLPVVLMSAKDRYALPYVRAAMDFLAERIDWRL